Proteins encoded within one genomic window of Methanosarcina barkeri str. Wiesmoor:
- a CDS encoding DapH/DapD/GlmU-related protein — MAERQNERDDRQKLKNISFAKKILLGLSMYVPSSTFKKIVLKLLGAHIGKNVYFGPGSLVLSNDYSSVYIENNVFVAPGVLINVNNFTVGENSHLGYQCLMVGESLKIGSRCNISNRTFIECSYSPILIEDDVTIGGCAMVSTHDGSYRQVYGLEMKAAPIYIRSKAFIGNNAIILPGIEIGRKVIVGAGAVVTKNAVANSVICGVPADKIRTMEVSNENITGN; from the coding sequence ATGGCTGAGAGACAAAACGAAAGAGACGACCGTCAAAAGTTAAAAAATATTAGCTTTGCTAAGAAAATCTTGCTAGGTCTTTCAATGTATGTTCCCTCATCTACATTCAAAAAAATAGTGTTGAAATTGCTGGGTGCACATATCGGCAAAAATGTATACTTTGGTCCTGGATCTCTTGTTCTTTCCAATGATTACAGTAGTGTTTATATTGAAAACAATGTTTTTGTGGCTCCAGGTGTGTTAATAAATGTAAATAATTTTACAGTCGGGGAAAATTCACATCTTGGGTATCAGTGTTTAATGGTAGGGGAGTCCCTCAAGATCGGATCCAGATGCAATATCAGCAACCGAACATTTATAGAATGTTCCTATTCTCCAATACTCATTGAAGATGATGTAACTATTGGTGGATGTGCTATGGTTTCAACTCATGATGGCTCTTACAGGCAGGTTTATGGTCTTGAAATGAAAGCTGCTCCTATCTATATTAGATCAAAAGCTTTTATTGGCAACAATGCTATCATTTTGCCTGGAATTGAAATCGGTAGAAAAGTTATTGTTGGAGCGGGTGCTGTCGTAACAAAAAATGCGGTGGCAAATTCAGTAATATGTGGAGTCCCTGCTGACAAAATTAGAACTATGGAGGTTTCAAATGAAAATATTACAGGTAACTAA
- a CDS encoding polysaccharide biosynthesis C-terminal domain-containing protein, whose translation MVKNYSLAKDGISVFGTQLFILIVSFISGVILARELGPSGKGIFSALLVYPGILISLLSMGMRQATVYYLGTKKYSESDIVGVTLLLLILSSAIGVLTSIVIISYTKNPDYNQMLILLASFTVPADLTINYFTGILIGKQRINKFNQIKYLVPIINFVLIIFLVFFENLYVLGAILATLVARIMLALYALLMIKREYSLKICCSPEIIKKMFSLGFIYALSLFVLNLNYRVDIIILERLSNIAEVGQYSIGVGFAELLWQLPTAFGVVIFSYSANAKDSNKFSQDIAKMIRIIFPIVLFGSLFLYFASGYIIPFLNGDEYIPSVKMLKILLPGIVIMSLFKIINMDLAGRGKPDITLKIFSPAVLINIVLNIILIPDYGGCGAALASTVSYTLASVSILYYYMKITQLSLSDIFICKKSDINFILGLIHAPPIKRKRIT comes from the coding sequence ATGGTAAAGAACTACAGTTTGGCAAAAGATGGAATATCTGTTTTTGGAACTCAATTGTTTATTTTAATTGTAAGTTTCATTTCAGGAGTAATACTTGCGAGAGAACTTGGACCTTCAGGGAAAGGAATCTTTTCTGCTCTTTTAGTTTATCCGGGAATACTAATTAGTCTTTTAAGTATGGGAATGCGTCAGGCAACTGTTTATTATCTTGGTACAAAAAAATACTCGGAATCAGACATTGTAGGTGTAACGTTATTATTACTTATTTTATCAAGCGCAATTGGAGTTTTAACTTCAATTGTAATAATCTCGTATACTAAAAACCCAGATTATAATCAAATGCTAATATTACTTGCGTCATTTACAGTTCCTGCAGATCTTACTATTAATTATTTTACTGGGATTTTAATTGGCAAACAGCGAATAAATAAATTTAACCAAATAAAATATTTGGTTCCTATAATTAATTTTGTACTTATCATCTTTTTAGTATTTTTTGAGAATTTATATGTGTTAGGTGCGATTTTGGCCACACTTGTTGCCCGAATTATGCTTGCTTTATATGCCTTATTAATGATCAAGAGAGAATATTCTTTAAAAATATGCTGTTCACCCGAAATAATCAAAAAAATGTTTTCTCTAGGATTTATCTATGCACTTTCACTGTTTGTCCTGAATCTTAATTATAGAGTGGACATAATTATACTTGAACGTTTAAGTAATATTGCAGAAGTAGGTCAATATTCAATAGGAGTTGGTTTTGCTGAATTATTATGGCAGCTACCGACTGCTTTTGGGGTAGTTATTTTTTCATATAGTGCAAACGCAAAGGATTCAAATAAATTCTCTCAAGATATTGCAAAAATGATAAGGATTATTTTCCCTATTGTCTTGTTTGGGTCATTATTTTTATATTTTGCTAGTGGGTATATAATCCCTTTTTTGAATGGAGACGAATATATCCCAAGTGTCAAGATGCTAAAAATATTATTACCTGGAATAGTTATAATGAGTCTTTTTAAAATTATTAATATGGATTTGGCTGGCAGAGGAAAACCTGATATTACTCTAAAAATTTTTTCCCCAGCCGTTTTGATCAATATAGTGCTTAATATAATTTTAATACCAGATTATGGTGGTTGTGGTGCAGCCTTAGCTTCAACCGTTAGTTATACGCTTGCATCAGTATCCATTTTGTATTACTATATGAAAATTACTCAATTAAGTTTAAGTGACATATTTATTTGTAAAAAAAGTGATATCAATTTTATTTTAGGATTGATTCATGCACCACCAATCAAGCGTAAGAGAATCACCTAA
- the murB gene encoding UDP-N-acetylmuramate dehydrogenase, with translation MDKINNLINKKVGDIYLKEPLSKHSSWRIGGPADVLIEPYNIKQIIEIVQYADLMKIPTVVIGNGTNLLFCDEGLRGIIIKLGNNFSRYTINGKRVCAEAGIWTPKFAKILSDNGLSGLEHAIGIPGTLGGLIFMNGGSSGKCIGDIVKKVWAVDKNYDLIYLSQKECDFSYRKSVFQDSDYIICKIELECELGEKERIKSEMRTILNNRKNKFPLNYPNCGSVFLSNPVVNDTFAPPGKLIEEAGLKGYQIGGAQISEKHANFIVNLGNATAKDVISIVQYIRKVVYQRYGLCLESEVKYVGELGSLRSLHEIGKVE, from the coding sequence ATGGATAAAATAAATAATTTGATTAATAAAAAAGTAGGAGATATTTATTTAAAAGAACCTCTTTCAAAACACAGTAGCTGGCGTATTGGTGGTCCCGCAGACGTTTTAATTGAACCATATAATATCAAACAGATAATTGAAATTGTACAATATGCTGATTTAATGAAAATTCCCACGGTTGTTATAGGGAATGGAACAAATTTACTTTTTTGTGATGAAGGGCTTCGTGGAATCATTATAAAGTTGGGAAATAATTTTTCTAGATATACTATTAATGGTAAAAGGGTTTGCGCGGAAGCAGGTATCTGGACTCCAAAATTTGCAAAAATATTATCAGATAATGGTTTATCAGGCCTTGAACATGCTATTGGAATTCCAGGCACTCTTGGCGGACTTATTTTTATGAACGGAGGAAGCAGTGGAAAATGCATAGGAGACATTGTCAAAAAAGTATGGGCTGTTGACAAGAATTATGATTTAATATATTTATCCCAAAAAGAATGTGATTTTTCTTACAGAAAATCAGTATTTCAGGATTCAGATTATATTATTTGTAAAATTGAGCTAGAATGTGAACTTGGAGAAAAAGAACGAATAAAGTCCGAAATGAGAACTATACTAAATAACCGTAAGAACAAATTTCCACTTAATTATCCCAATTGTGGATCTGTTTTTTTAAGTAATCCTGTTGTGAACGACACTTTTGCACCTCCTGGAAAGTTAATTGAAGAAGCAGGTTTAAAAGGTTATCAAATAGGTGGTGCTCAAATTTCGGAAAAACATGCCAATTTTATAGTAAATCTGGGAAATGCTACGGCTAAAGATGTGATTTCTATTGTCCAATATATTCGAAAAGTTGTATATCAACGTTACGGACTTTGTTTAGAAAGCGAAGTGAAGTATGTAGGAGAGCTGGGAAGTCTCAGATCATTGCATGAGATTGGAAAAGTTGAATAA
- a CDS encoding UDP-N-acetylglucosamine 1-carboxyvinyltransferase: MNPEKCEYIVRPSRLQGKVKVSGAKNSALRLLAASLLTDEKIELTNYPANLLDAQIHVGMLEALGKKCVVEDEKITIYEEKAPLKILNWNKRSIRNTLLILGALVSRIGEAKVPLPGGCNLGERKFDLHEMLLRNMGAKVWIEDNMLCAKAENGLKGADIFLPIRSTGATENSMICGSLAEGITRVWNPHIQPEILDLARFLNEMGAKIEIFGQEHIKITGVKKLFGTRHSVIADNIEAVTWLIASVITGGDIEIIDFPFKDVEVTLIHLRQSGAKYYLGDNSLIVRGGTPYPVEISTGPYPEIKSDVQPLFAVYGACAKGSSKIVDLRFPGRYCYTSELAKMGLQYNINGNILEIIGGNPLNGAQVRALDLRAGIALALAGLVAKGETRILDAWQIERGYDNFVEKLISLGGNIRYG; the protein is encoded by the coding sequence ATGAATCCAGAAAAATGTGAATATATAGTCAGACCATCCAGGCTTCAAGGGAAAGTAAAAGTAAGTGGTGCAAAAAATAGTGCTTTACGTCTTCTTGCAGCTTCATTGCTAACGGATGAGAAAATAGAACTGACAAATTACCCCGCTAATTTACTCGATGCTCAAATTCATGTTGGTATGTTGGAAGCTCTTGGAAAAAAATGTGTCGTAGAGGATGAAAAAATAACCATTTACGAGGAAAAAGCTCCTTTGAAAATTCTTAATTGGAACAAGCGCTCAATTCGTAATACTTTACTTATATTAGGTGCACTGGTAAGTCGCATAGGTGAAGCAAAGGTTCCTCTTCCAGGAGGTTGTAATCTTGGAGAAAGAAAATTTGATCTACACGAAATGCTTCTCAGAAACATGGGAGCAAAAGTTTGGATTGAAGATAATATGCTTTGTGCTAAAGCAGAAAATGGACTAAAAGGGGCTGACATTTTTTTACCTATCCGTTCAACAGGCGCGACTGAAAATTCAATGATCTGTGGATCTTTAGCTGAAGGTATAACCAGAGTTTGGAATCCTCATATTCAACCCGAAATTCTTGATTTGGCGCGTTTTCTTAATGAGATGGGTGCGAAGATCGAGATTTTTGGCCAGGAACATATAAAAATTACTGGAGTGAAAAAATTATTTGGGACTAGACATTCTGTAATTGCTGATAATATCGAAGCGGTCACGTGGCTAATTGCTTCAGTGATTACGGGTGGAGATATCGAGATCATTGATTTTCCCTTCAAGGACGTTGAAGTTACGCTAATACATCTTCGTCAAAGCGGAGCGAAGTATTATCTTGGAGACAACAGTCTTATTGTAAGAGGGGGAACCCCCTATCCTGTAGAGATTAGTACTGGTCCATATCCCGAAATCAAATCGGATGTTCAACCTCTATTTGCAGTTTATGGTGCCTGTGCAAAAGGTAGTTCAAAAATTGTTGACTTACGTTTCCCTGGTAGATATTGTTATACAAGTGAACTAGCCAAAATGGGCTTGCAATATAATATCAATGGTAATATATTGGAAATCATCGGTGGAAATCCCCTTAATGGTGCTCAAGTAAGAGCTCTTGATCTCCGAGCTGGTATTGCATTAGCGTTAGCTGGACTGGTGGCAAAAGGTGAGACCCGGATCTTAGATGCCTGGCAGATTGAAAGAGGGTATGATAATTTTGTAGAAAAATTAATTTCATTGGGGGGAAATATAAGATATGGATAA
- a CDS encoding glycosyltransferase family 2 protein, which produces MSKERLAGKSAKCTAQKQSMCVKNTAPQNVVVILPDYNDEVSIGSVVLLTRYYADSVIVVDDDSPNRTAEIASKAGAEVIVHEVNKRKGATLKTVFAAIYDLGADIIVTMDSIVTMDSNSHHNPAEIPKLFGPIIIGKADMANGSRYLNGLDKYTLSYCRVGQNILDGVTKLNSGLQITDSQSGFRAFSALTKDIFRFKAQKMSIESEMLTDAGKPGLRIVGVEIGVRYDVDCSTVNPIKHGFGVFL; this is translated from the coding sequence TTGAGCAAAGAACGACTAGCGGGCAAGAGTGCCAAGTGCACAGCCCAAAAACAAAGCATGTGTGTGAAGAACACAGCCCCGCAAAATGTCGTGGTGATCCTTCCTGACTATAATGACGAAGTTTCCATCGGAAGTGTAGTCCTGCTTACCAGATACTATGCTGACAGCGTAATCGTGGTCGATGATGACAGCCCGAATAGGACAGCAGAAATTGCAAGTAAAGCAGGAGCCGAGGTAATTGTTCATGAGGTAAACAAAAGGAAAGGGGCAACCCTCAAGACCGTCTTTGCGGCTATATACGACCTGGGTGCAGATATTATAGTTACCATGGACTCTATAGTTACCATGGACTCCAATAGTCACCATAACCCAGCCGAAATCCCGAAGCTTTTCGGTCCTATTATTATAGGTAAAGCCGATATGGCCAACGGTAGCAGGTATTTAAATGGCCTGGACAAGTATACTCTTTCCTATTGCCGTGTCGGTCAGAATATTCTTGACGGGGTTACCAAGCTAAACTCCGGGCTTCAGATTACCGATTCCCAGAGCGGCTTTCGTGCCTTTTCAGCCTTAACAAAAGATATTTTTCGCTTCAAAGCTCAGAAAATGTCTATAGAAAGCGAAATGCTGACAGACGCAGGCAAACCTGGTCTTCGTATAGTCGGAGTTGAAATTGGAGTCCGATATGACGTTGACTGTTCAACTGTAAACCCGATAAAACACGGCTTTGGAGTTTTCTTATGA
- a CDS encoding glycosyltransferase family 4 protein, whose protein sequence is MKILQVTNFFKPSWEAGGIARVAYEISKNLVQQGHEVTVFTTDGFKSRLKTIKNKPVNVDGINTYYFRNLSNYLTKRNIVIPYYLPFIARIKIQDFDVIHIHEHRTLLAVIVHYYSKKYNIPYVLQAHGTLPNTIGKQNLKKIFDVLWGNKILKDASKLISVSNTEVDQYLQMNVPIEKMVIIPNGIDVDSLSSLPEKGSFRARYHINQKHAILYLGRLHKIKGVDFLLRSFVELVKDIDDSVLILAGPDDGYKDKAKEQIREFGLEKKVIFTGYMGPMDKISAYLDADILVYPSSFEIFGLVPFEAIMSGTPVIVTDDCGCSEFIKRASCGYLVKYGDVTDFKCKMRLMLENPEIGNKFVENGQKYITNNLTWPLICKKMETLYENCIYKV, encoded by the coding sequence ATGAAAATATTACAGGTAACTAATTTTTTCAAACCCTCTTGGGAAGCAGGTGGAATTGCAAGGGTTGCCTATGAAATTTCAAAAAATTTAGTACAACAGGGCCATGAAGTAACAGTTTTTACTACCGATGGATTTAAATCGAGGCTGAAAACTATTAAGAACAAGCCTGTTAATGTAGATGGAATAAATACCTATTATTTCCGAAATCTGTCTAATTATTTAACAAAACGCAATATTGTCATCCCTTATTATTTACCTTTTATCGCTAGAATAAAAATTCAGGATTTTGATGTTATCCATATTCATGAGCATCGGACATTGCTTGCAGTAATCGTTCATTATTATTCAAAAAAGTATAATATTCCATATGTGTTACAAGCTCATGGAACACTTCCAAACACTATTGGTAAACAGAATCTAAAAAAGATATTTGATGTTTTATGGGGAAATAAAATATTAAAGGATGCATCTAAGCTGATTTCAGTATCCAATACAGAAGTTGATCAATATTTACAAATGAATGTCCCTATTGAAAAAATGGTCATTATTCCAAATGGTATAGATGTTGATTCATTATCTAGCTTACCTGAAAAAGGTAGTTTTAGAGCTAGGTACCATATTAATCAAAAGCATGCGATATTGTATTTAGGAAGGTTACATAAAATAAAAGGTGTTGATTTTCTACTCCGGTCTTTTGTAGAGTTGGTTAAAGATATCGACGATTCTGTATTGATATTAGCTGGTCCGGATGACGGTTATAAAGATAAAGCGAAAGAACAAATACGTGAGTTTGGTTTAGAAAAAAAGGTTATTTTTACTGGATATATGGGACCAATGGATAAAATTTCAGCTTATTTGGATGCTGATATCTTAGTTTATCCCTCTTCTTTCGAAATATTCGGGCTTGTTCCATTTGAGGCAATAATGTCTGGCACTCCTGTAATAGTTACTGATGACTGTGGGTGTAGCGAATTTATAAAAAGAGCTTCTTGTGGGTACTTAGTTAAATATGGGGATGTAACTGATTTTAAATGCAAAATGAGACTAATGCTTGAAAATCCTGAAATTGGGAACAAATTTGTTGAGAATGGGCAAAAATATATTACAAATAATTTAACTTGGCCACTAATTTGTAAAAAAATGGAGACCCTTTATGAGAATTGTATTTACAAAGTTTGA
- a CDS encoding glycosyltransferase family 1 protein, producing MKVLYLISTMEPHSGRGGHYYSLRTTAEEISKKLDCAIVVIGKRESPVINQSKVKVYNLIYEKISVIKVMKDLKNIIDIECPQVIHSFDEDTFFFGSLISNIFKKPYIHTKCGGPNPRIAFPKVNNLILFSQENVKFYQSSRRFKKTNLFYIPNRIKEIPSDFSRIKDIKLSVHCNKSKVFLIISRLEVSKKNDILQAIDLVKKLNFDGIKTKLIIIGTLQDANVGKEISENLDNNIYLFTDEKYSINASQLIDVADFVIGGGRSFMEAASKGKIMLCPLKNSNYPLLITEKNFQSAFDQNFSSRLTIDNFDPDDNYKQILQAIINEEYANNITSFIKSVSSEHFEISSQLNRYYKIYNEAKYKMHFSMFDILTQFFRMVYCNDLIPKLKTI from the coding sequence ATGAAAGTGTTATACTTAATCTCGACAATGGAGCCTCACTCAGGAAGAGGAGGGCATTATTATAGTTTAAGAACTACTGCTGAAGAAATTAGTAAAAAGTTAGATTGTGCTATAGTTGTTATTGGAAAAAGAGAGTCTCCAGTTATAAATCAGTCAAAAGTAAAAGTATATAATTTAATCTATGAAAAAATAAGTGTTATTAAAGTAATGAAAGATCTGAAAAACATTATTGATATTGAGTGCCCTCAAGTTATTCATAGTTTTGATGAAGATACCTTCTTTTTTGGGAGTTTAATTAGTAATATTTTCAAAAAGCCATATATTCATACGAAATGTGGAGGCCCAAATCCAAGAATAGCTTTTCCAAAAGTGAATAACTTAATATTATTTTCTCAAGAAAACGTTAAGTTTTATCAGTCTTCAAGAAGATTTAAAAAAACCAATCTATTTTATATTCCAAATCGAATCAAGGAAATTCCTTCAGATTTTTCAAGAATAAAAGACATCAAGTTATCAGTGCATTGCAATAAATCAAAAGTATTTCTAATAATTTCCAGGCTTGAAGTATCCAAAAAGAATGATATATTACAGGCAATAGATCTTGTAAAAAAATTAAATTTTGATGGAATTAAAACTAAGTTAATTATTATTGGAACCCTACAAGATGCAAATGTTGGTAAAGAAATAAGTGAGAATCTAGATAATAATATTTATCTGTTCACAGACGAGAAGTACTCAATTAACGCTAGTCAGCTAATTGATGTTGCTGACTTTGTTATTGGTGGTGGAAGAAGCTTTATGGAAGCTGCATCAAAAGGGAAGATTATGCTGTGCCCCTTAAAAAACTCAAATTATCCTTTATTAATCACAGAAAAAAACTTTCAAAGTGCTTTTGATCAAAACTTTTCAAGTAGATTAACTATTGATAATTTCGATCCAGATGATAATTATAAACAAATTCTTCAAGCGATAATCAACGAAGAATACGCAAATAATATTACTAGTTTTATTAAATCGGTTTCAAGTGAACATTTTGAAATCAGCAGTCAGCTCAACAGATATTACAAGATTTATAACGAAGCAAAATATAAAATGCATTTTAGTATGTTCGATATATTAACTCAATTTTTCAGAATGGTTTATTGTAATGACTTAATCCCAAAACTTAAAACTATTTGA
- a CDS encoding glycosyltransferase family 4 protein: protein MVIKRKSICVITFPPMKAGFTPLSNLIDILTSSSNEIYLITGNESYHHFAGNKHIHLYGIFHSKGNGSVNRIKNYICTHLKIAHLFLKIIRKVDVCIFFLGGEMQILSLIPAKLFKIKTVTIVSGVSIKYEKDILSKIVTKLCTVNFNLVDKIILYSPRLINEWNFEKYSNKILIAPRHFLDFSNFNLSVEFSQRSDFIGYVGRLSEEKGIINFIESIPIILKQKPYLNILIIGDGDLKSNVDKYLSQNGLENNVKLVGWSFREDLPKYLNSLKLLVIPSYTEGLPNVMLEAMACGTPVLATGVGAIPDIINDEETGFIMENNSPECIAKNVFRAMKHPNLEHVVENSHSFVNDNFTYNKAVERYSEILHNIQ, encoded by the coding sequence ATGGTAATTAAAAGAAAAAGCATTTGTGTGATCACTTTTCCACCCATGAAAGCAGGGTTCACTCCATTATCTAATCTTATTGATATTTTAACATCTTCTTCTAATGAGATATATCTAATTACTGGAAACGAAAGTTATCATCATTTTGCTGGTAATAAACATATTCATTTGTATGGTATATTCCATTCAAAAGGTAATGGTTCAGTTAATAGAATTAAAAATTATATTTGTACCCATTTAAAAATAGCTCATTTGTTCCTAAAAATAATTCGTAAAGTCGATGTATGTATTTTTTTCTTAGGAGGGGAAATGCAAATTTTATCGTTGATCCCCGCAAAATTATTTAAAATAAAAACAGTTACTATAGTTTCGGGAGTTTCAATAAAATACGAGAAAGATATTCTATCGAAAATAGTTACAAAATTATGTACTGTAAACTTTAATCTGGTAGACAAGATTATATTATATTCTCCACGTCTCATAAACGAATGGAATTTTGAAAAATATTCCAATAAGATTTTGATAGCTCCTCGGCATTTTTTGGATTTTTCTAATTTTAATTTAAGCGTTGAGTTTAGTCAAAGGAGCGATTTCATTGGGTATGTAGGTCGTTTATCTGAAGAAAAAGGTATTATTAATTTTATAGAGTCAATTCCTATCATTTTAAAACAAAAACCGTATCTGAATATTTTGATAATAGGTGATGGAGATTTAAAAAGTAATGTTGATAAGTATCTTTCTCAAAATGGTCTTGAAAACAATGTAAAACTTGTTGGATGGAGCTTTCGTGAGGATCTTCCCAAATATTTAAATTCATTAAAATTGCTAGTTATTCCTTCGTATACAGAAGGTCTTCCTAATGTTATGTTAGAAGCAATGGCTTGCGGAACGCCTGTACTTGCTACAGGAGTGGGAGCAATTCCTGATATAATAAATGATGAAGAAACTGGCTTTATTATGGAAAACAATTCTCCTGAATGCATTGCAAAAAATGTTTTCCGTGCTATGAAACATCCAAATCTTGAACATGTTGTAGAGAACTCTCATAGTTTTGTAAATGATAACTTCACTTACAATAAAGCTGTGGAAAGATATTCAGAAATACTTCATAATATTCAATGA
- a CDS encoding serine O-acetyltransferase, with protein MIIGDEVTIFQQTTFGSYGHKDEAKPYPTVKQGAIIYSGEKVIGGIPVHKNAVIGANSVVLTDVPKNSTTVGSPAKIIK; from the coding sequence GTGATTATTGGAGATGAAGTTACAATTTTTCAACAAACTACATTTGGAAGCTATGGGCATAAAGACGAAGCAAAGCCCTACCCCACAGTAAAACAAGGCGCAATAATTTATTCTGGAGAAAAAGTTATAGGTGGAATACCTGTTCATAAAAATGCTGTAATTGGTGCAAATTCAGTTGTACTGACTGATGTACCTAAAAACTCAACCACAGTAGGAAGTCCTGCAAAAATAATTAAGTAA
- a CDS encoding glycosyltransferase, whose product MKLLAFVSTIDLKYGLGCTPSWWQLLKALHETGNEVIVVPYLGGAVESLWWRTYENSCKFESILYNNFLKSHRKVADPSKTKVFLSTITKNLINLDIKPKIKKQLTDIITKEKDIDFILFMNIPLNHITGIPSELKTEFGIPCLYYDGDMPTILPKYAVSRGFKFNYYVNSDLSEYDAFFVNSKGVIEDLKEAGAKNVTPLYYAADADLFAPVNVEQTIDVSFYGHGSGLREEWMTNMITNPSKRLPDVNFSVGGGNFGIDMGNAKLIGPVSYSAFREFCCKSKINLNITRWSHTNIYASATARPFELAAYGACIVSQPYKGIEDWFEVGKEIIVVNSEDEAVETYEWLLSSDEERLKIGERARQRILKDHTYRHRAKTIIDVCKLCN is encoded by the coding sequence ATGAAACTATTGGCGTTTGTTTCTACTATCGACTTAAAATACGGACTTGGGTGTACACCCTCATGGTGGCAGTTACTGAAGGCTCTCCATGAGACAGGAAACGAAGTTATAGTAGTCCCTTACCTTGGAGGAGCAGTGGAAAGTCTCTGGTGGAGAACATATGAAAATTCGTGTAAATTTGAGAGTATTCTTTATAACAACTTCCTGAAATCCCATAGAAAAGTTGCTGATCCTTCAAAAACCAAGGTGTTTCTTTCTACCATAACTAAAAACTTAATCAATCTTGATATCAAGCCCAAGATAAAAAAGCAACTCACGGACATTATAACTAAAGAAAAAGATATTGATTTTATTCTTTTTATGAATATTCCCCTTAACCACATCACAGGAATTCCTTCTGAGTTAAAAACAGAATTCGGGATTCCATGCCTTTATTATGATGGAGATATGCCTACAATCCTTCCCAAGTATGCGGTGTCACGTGGATTTAAGTTTAACTACTATGTGAATTCGGATCTTTCAGAGTATGATGCTTTTTTTGTCAATTCAAAAGGAGTTATAGAAGACCTCAAGGAAGCTGGTGCAAAAAACGTTACTCCATTGTATTATGCAGCAGACGCAGATCTTTTTGCCCCTGTAAATGTTGAGCAGACTATTGATGTCTCATTCTATGGTCACGGAAGTGGATTAAGGGAAGAATGGATGACAAATATGATCACAAATCCTAGTAAAAGGCTGCCTGACGTAAATTTCTCAGTAGGGGGTGGTAACTTCGGAATTGACATGGGGAATGCAAAGCTTATTGGCCCGGTTTCCTATAGCGCATTCCGCGAATTCTGCTGCAAAAGTAAGATCAACCTGAATATTACCAGGTGGTCTCATACAAATATATATGCCTCTGCTACAGCCAGGCCATTTGAACTTGCAGCTTACGGAGCCTGCATAGTTTCCCAGCCTTACAAAGGGATAGAAGATTGGTTTGAAGTTGGAAAAGAGATTATTGTTGTCAATAGTGAAGATGAAGCTGTAGAAACCTATGAATGGTTATTATCCTCTGATGAAGAAAGGCTGAAGATCGGTGAAAGGGCGAGGCAGAGAATTCTGAAGGACCATACATACAGGCATAGGGCTAAAACGATTATTGACGTGTGCAAATTGTGCAACTGA